Proteins from a single region of Rhea pennata isolate bPtePen1 chromosome 4, bPtePen1.pri, whole genome shotgun sequence:
- the RBM47 gene encoding RNA-binding protein 47: MTAEDSTARMSNDSSNVTTTKVPEGVAGAPNEAALLALMERTGYSMIQENGQRKYGGPPPGWEGLHPPRGCEVFVGKIPRDVYEDELVPVFESVGRIYEMRLMMDFDGKNRGYAFVMYTQKHEAKRAVRELNNYEIRPGRLLGVCCSVDNCRLFIGGIPKMKKREEILEEIAKVTEGVLDVIVYASAADKMKNRGFAFVEYESHRAAAMARRKLMPGRIQLWGHQIAVDWAEPEIDVDEDVMETVKILYVRNLMIETTEDTIKKVFGQFNPGCVERVKKIRDYAFVHFTTREDAIHAMNNLNGAELEGSCLEVTLAKPVDKEQYTRYQKAAKGGAAATPEVTQQPNYVYSCDPYTLAYYGYPYNALIGPNRDYFVKAGSVRGRGRGAAGNRAPGPRGSYLGGYSAGRGIYSRYHEGKGKQQEKGYELVPNLELPAVSPVAIKPGAVAIPAIGAQYSMFQAAPPAKMMEDGKIHTVEHIINPIAVQQDPASAAAAAAAAAAAVIPAVSTPPPFQGRPITPVYTVAPNVPRIPAAGIYGTSYVPFAAPAAATATIATLQKNAAAAAAAAAAAYGGYAGYIPPAFPAAAIQVPLHDVYQTY; the protein is encoded by the exons ATGACTGCTGAGGACTCCACTGCAAGGATGAGCAACGATTCCTCCAACGTGACTACTACTAAAGTTCCTGAAGGCGTAGCCGGTGCACCTAATGAGGCTGCTTTGCTGGCGCTCATGGAGCGTACAGGATATAGCATGATTCAGGAGAATGGGCAACGCAAGTACGGCGGTCCCCCTCCCGGCTGGGAGGGCCTGCACCCTCCTCGTGGCTGTGAAGTCTTTGTGGGCAAAATCCCCCGTGACGTCTATGAAGATGAACTTGTCCCCGTGTTCGAGTCTGTCGGCCGCATCTATGAAATGCGCCTGATGATGGACTTTGACGGGAAGAACCGAGGCTATGCCTTCGTGATGTACACGCAAAAGCATGAGGCCAAGCGTGCTGTCAGGGAACTGAACAACTACGAAATCCGCCCTGGCAGGCTGCTCGGGGTCTGCTGCAGTGTGGATAACTGCCGCCTGTTCATCGGAGGCATTCCCAAgatgaagaagagagaggagatCCTAGAAGAGATCGCCAAGGTGACGGAAGGTGTGCTGGATGTTATCGTGTACGCAAGTGCCGCAGACAAGATGAAGAATAGAGGCTTCGCCTTTGTGGAGTATGAGAGCCATCGAGCAGCTGCAATGGCCAGGAGGAAACTCATGCCTGGGAGGATCCAGCTGTGGGGACACCAAATAGCCGTTGACTGGGCAGAACCAGAGATAGATGTGGATGAAGATGTCATGGAGACTGTTAAAATCCTTTATGTGAGGAATTTAATGATTGAAACCACAGAGGACACCATTAAAAAGGTCTTTGGGCAGTTTAACCCTGGCTGTGTAGAGCGGGTGAAAAAAATACGTGACTATGCTTTTGTGCACTTTACAACCAGGGAAGATGCCATTCACGCCATGAACAACCTTAATGGTGCTGAACTGGAAGGCTCCTGCCTGGAGGTTACCTTGGCCAAGCCGGTAGACAAGGAGCAATACACTCGCTATCAAAAAGCAGCCAAAGGAGGGGCAGCAGCAACCCCCGAAGTAACACAGCAACCCAATTATGTTTACTCTTGCGATCCGTACACACTAGCGTATTACGGCTATCCGTACAATGCCCTGATCGGTCCCAACAGAGATTACTTTGTGAAAG CAGGCAGCGTaagaggcagagggagaggagcagcCGGCAACCGAGCCCCCGGCCCCAGAGGCTCTTACCTGGGGGGATATTCTGCCGGCCGTGGCATTTATAGCAGGTACCACGAAGgcaaaggaaagcagcaagagaaagGATACGAGCTGGTGCCCAATCTGGAATTACCCGCCGTCAGTCCGGTGGCCATTAAGCCCGGTGCAG TGGCCATCCCCGCGATTGGGGCCCAGTACTCCATGTTTCAGGCCGCCCCACCAGCCAAGATGATGGAAGATGGCAAAATCCACACAGTCGAGCACATCATCAACCCTATTGCCGTCCAGCAGGACCCAGCCAGTGCGGCAGCTGCCGCGGCCGCAGCTGCTGCGGCTGTGATACCTGCCGTCTCAACGCCTCCCCCCTTCCAG GGCCGCCCGATCACGCCGGTGTACACCGTGGCTCCCAACGTGCCGCGAATTCCCGCCGCCGGGATTTACGGGACAAGCTACGTGCCGTtcgcggcgcccgccgcggcgacGGCGACGATAGCCACGCTACAGAAgaacgcggcggcggcggcggcggcggcggcggccgcttACGGCGGCTACGCCGGCTACATACCGCCGGCGTTTCCGGCCGCCGCCATCCAGGTTCCGCTACACGACGTCTACCAGACGTACTGA